ttatttccttcacccctTGGTCCTCTTCTCTTTGCTTTGGTTTTACAACCCCTGGTTTGTAAAATAAGGGACGCTTTTGATGTATGTCTTCAGGCATGGTATTTGGATGACGGCACTATTATTGGTGATACCTTGGTGGTTGAGAAGGTTCTATAGTTGAACATGGTGGACGGGTCTTGTCTTGGGTTACATCTTGACGTGGAGAAGaccgaggttttctggcctacaGAGGACCCTCGAAGCAGGCTTGTGGGATTCTTTCCCcctgatattgctcgtcctttgcatggtgttaagttgctaggTGGTCCCGCTAGTTCCAATCTAGTTTTTAATAGGATCTTGTGATGCAGAGGGTGACCAAGACCATTGGGCTTATGGATAAGGTTGCTCAGCTTGATGATCCTCAGTGTGAGCCATTGTTACTTAGGGAATATACCGGAGTTTCCAAAATCTACTTTGCTTTGCGTACTTGTCCTCCTAGTATTTTTGAGGTGGCTCAACGCACTTTTGATGAGGCTCTTCGATCTTCCTTGGAGCGTATTGTTACTGCTTCGGGGACTGGCTTTGGCGATTGGCAGTGGCGTCTTGCCACCTTACCGTTTTCTTTTGGTGGACTTGGTGTTTATTCCGCAGGCGATGTTCGtaattatgcttttcttgcttctcgatTGCAGTCTTTTGGTTTGCAGAGAAAGCTTCTACGGCATGCTGGTATTGTTGGTCCTGGTCGAGTATTTGAGGATGCGTTGAGTCTATTTAGTGGAACGGTGGAGTATGACATTCTGAGTAACCCTAGTGAGGTATCTGCCCcaaactcatgaagaaattggcagatatatattcacaaaggttactgcatctgcataatccaccttctctttatcttctcgatagtcggcgttgtggaaatcgcagcaaggagatcacacctctgcttggcttcgtgcggtccccatattaggtttgggacagacgatgaatgctaaggcttaccgatgtgtgttgtgttaccgATTAGGGGTTCCTTTATTCTCTGTTACGGCgccatgttctgcttgctccagggtctttgcgggagacatctttggtgatcatgcggtgtcatgtaatggcatcgtgggtattaaacatcggcataatgtggttcgggatacccttgttgatgtttgttatcgtTATGGGATTTCGGCGCGGAAAGAGGTTGAAGTTGGTCTATCTGGAGGGAACGATGGAGCTCTCCGACCAGCAGACGTGTAGCTTTATTCTTGGGATCGGGgctgtgatgtgtgtgttgacttgacgggatcATCTTCTTTGACACAATCTGGGTTGTCTGGTTTTgctccgggtcgggttgtgactgatgcggcTATTCAGAAGCTggtcaagtacgaagcacgttgcagggccattggttatggctttcttccgttctctttctcttctttgggggagctggataaggatgatGTTGCTTTCCTGAAGCGGattcagaagttttctagggcacaggacattggggctcgtgctgctgctcatattttaACCAGGATAGGTTTTGCTATAGCTAGAGGAGTTGGGGCCCAAATTGTATCTTggcttcccactaactatttgtaaaatatatgaatttgttagcatttgatttgtaataataataataataataataataataataataataataataataataataataataataataataataataataataataataataataataataataataataataataataataataataataataataataataataataataataataataataataataataataataataataataataataataataataataataataataataataataataataataataataataataataagcacgaagccccaatgtcctgtgtcctagtacgaagcacgttgcatggccattggttatggctttcttccgttctctttctcttctttaggGGAGCCAGATAAGGATGCTAAtgcgttgctgaagcggattcagaagttttctagggcacaggacattggggctcgtgctgctgctcatattttcaccaggatatgttttgctatagccagaggagtgggggcccagattgtttCTCGGCTGcccactaattatttgtaaaatgtttGACTTAGTTAGCATAACCCAgttgtcggaccataccgacggaattccagcgcataaaagaaatgaaacaacgtcttgtatcatccaTAGGAGTACAAACCCCTTGGTAAGGTACTCCTcacattgttcatactcaaggtatatacgtgcCTCACTAGCACGATTGGGGGCACAGTTCTCACCCGACCAGATGCGCACAGCCATAGAAGTCCTGACCTTCCTTACTCAAACAACACCACGAGCCCAGGTCATGAGGACAACCCCAGAGGTTGAGGTTGAGCAGAGGAGAAAACGTCCCAGACCCCAAAACAGTCCGAACGTTTGGAGGAGGAATCTGCAGCAGGAGATGGAAGGGGCTGACAGCCAAGAATATGAGGCAGAAAGTATCACGCCAAGCAGAGCTCAACCCCGAGCAAGGACCGAACAAGCACCCAGTCAGAGGCACCACTCATGGTCAGGTATGCCAAATCCCACCCGAGCAATAGTTAAGCCTGATAATTCCCCCTTCTGTGATGAAATACTCTCTGAAAAAatggaaaagataaaaatgcCCACCTGCAAATACTCCGGAAAGTCAGACCCAACGAATCACCTCTCTGCCTTTGGGGGACACATGATGCTATATACCAACACAGACTCTATGTGGTGTAAGGTCTTCCCTTCCACTCTGGAGGGGATAGCACAGAGCTGGTTTGGTAAAATACCCAAAGGCACCATAACCTCTTTCCGGCAGTTAGCTATCTTGTTTCGCACCCAATATGTGGCAAACATTGCCAGAGAAAGGATGACAGGGGAGCTGATGTCAGTCATCCAGGGGCCTCAGGAATCTCTGAGAGAATACATATCCAGATTTAATATGGAGGCGTCGAATATACCCAAGTTACAGCAAGAGGTAGCAGTCCTGACTATGATGACTGGTCTGCGGGATGGAGAATTCAAGAGCTATCTGGGCAGAAAGTCATTCACAACCCTGGCAGAGGTGCTGGGAAAGGCAAATGAATTTATAAAAAGTGAAGAGATTGGCAGAGCAACCTCACGACGATATGTGGCAAGTGAGAACAATTACGGCAGTCAGAGCAAGAAAGAGCCATACAAAAAAGAATACCCAGACAAAAGAGAAAATCAGCAGCCCAGAAAAGATTGGCACGGGCAGGTCAGGGGAAGAGGTAATGAGTTCAAAACCGAAAAGCGGGGCAAGTTTAACGAATACACTCCTTTGGTCGCATCCAGAACCCAGATTTTTGCTATCAGTAAGGAGGATGAGAAATGGCAGAGACCACCGAAAATGTACAACAAATACAGGGACACGAAGAAGTACTGTGATTTTCACAAGTATCATGGTCATCTCACAGAGGAGTGCACTCACTTGAAAGATAACATTGAGGACCTGATCCGAAGGGGGTACCTAACACAATTTAAAGCAAAAAGCTCGTATAGCAGGACCTACGAAAACAGGGATGATGATGGTCGATTTGATAACAGAAAGACAGAGCAAAAGCAGAACCACCCAGCAGATCAGAAGAGGTCGAATGATATACTGGTCATAACAGGAGGACCAGTTTACGCCGGTACTACAGCCAGCGGTGCTAAGGCCAGTGTGAGCGAATTTAAACACCAGGTTAATTACATTAACTTAGGAAAATGGCCTGCCCCTCCAAAAATCCCACAGTGCACCTTTACGGAAGATGATTGTAAGGGCATAATTTATCCCCATGATGACCCAATGGTGTTAGCTCTGGATGTGGCTAACAGAAAAAtccatcgaatcctgatagacgGAGGCAGCTCTGCAAACATTCAATTCTTGCCAGCTTTCCAAGAGCTGCAGATCGAAGAAAAACACGTAAAACCAGTTAACTACCCAGTAATTGGCTTCACAGGGGCAACGGTGATACCAGAAGGAATAGTCAGCTTACCTGTCCAAATTGGGCAGGGGAAAGATATCAAGGATGTCATGGTTGATTTCATGATAGTGAAAGTACCTGCAGCATACAACGCCATTCTGGGCAGACCATTTATCCATGATGCAGGAGCAGTGGTGTCTACTTATCACCTCACCATGATGTACACAACGAATGATAACAGATCAGCTAAGGTCAAGGGAAATCAAGAGCAGGCCAAGAGATGCTACCACACAGCCCTGAAACAGCCACCCAGACCCCCACCCCTGGCAGAGGCAGACATTCCCTTGtccagaaagagaaagagagcagagcGTAAAAAAGACGCACTACTGGACATGGAAAATTTTGAGCATCGTGAAGAAGGACTGTTAAAGCCAGCCCCAGCAGAAGAAACAGAGGAGATAGAACTGGAAGAAGGAGTAGAGGAAAGAACAGTCCGAATTGGCACAGATatagacctttccctgagggtaAATATCATCGGTCTGTTGCGAGAGCACGCGGACATATTTGCTTTCTCTGCTGACGAAATGCCAGGGATTGATCCCAGCGTCATGGTCCACAGGTTGAATGTTAACAGAGAAGTCAGGCTAGtaaaacagaagaaaagaaCTTTTCGACAGAGAAAAATGTAGCCATCCAGGAAGAGATCAGCAAACTGCTGGCAGCCAAATTCATAGAAGAGTGTGACTACCCAGAATGGTTGGCTAACGTTGTGATGGTAAAGAAAGCGAATGGTCAATGGAGGATGTGTGTAGACTTTACAGACCTAAACAGGGCTTGTCCGAAGGATTGTTACCCGCTACCCAGGATAGATCAACTGGTGGATTCCACCAGCGGGCATGCCCTGCTGagtttcatggatgccttttcgggTTATCACCAGATCAGTTTGTTAGAATCAGACCGGAAAAAAGCCGCCTTCATTACAGACACTGGAGTTTACAACTACAGGGCTATGCCGTTTGGTCTAAAGAATGCAGGGGCCACATACCAGAAACTGGTAGATAAAATATTCGCAGGACAAAAAGGCCGAAACGTGGAAGTGTATGTAGATGACTCCATAGTCAAGAGCAAAAAGGAGGCTGATCACATTGAAGATCTGAAGGAAACCTTTGCAACATTGAGGCAATTTGGTATGAAgttaaacccaaaaaaatgcgtgtTCGGTGTTAAGTCCGGAAAATTTTTGGGGTTCCTGGTcagtgaaagaggaattgatgccaATCCAGAAAAAGTAGAGGAcatactcaacctaccagaACCAAAAAACATACGAGACATCCAGAGGTTGACTGGGAAAATGGCAGCACTCACCAGGTTCATCAGCAAGTCCGCGGATAAGTTCCTTCCTTTTTTCCAGGTGCTAAAGGGAATATAAAACGTTTAAATGGGAAGAAGAGCAAGAGAAAGCATTCAAGGAGGTGAAGAACCACTTGAAAAGCCTCCCAACCATAGCCAGACCAGAAGTGGGGGACATATTGCAGCTATACATCTCTGCCTCCAAGAAAACTGTAGCAGCAGCTCTGGTAGTCGAGAAAGATAAAATCCAGCAGCCAGTttactttgtcagccacatcCTCAACCCTGCAGAACAGAGGTACCCCCTGATTGAAAAAATGGCCTTTGCCATCATGATAGCTGCAAGGAAATTGAAACCATACTTTGATGCACATAAAGTGAAAGTGTTAACCAATCAACCTTTAGAGAAATCATTGCAAAGGTTAGATAGCTCTGGTAGACTCCTGAAATGGGCAGTGGAACTCTCAGAATATGACATCGAGTACAAACCCAGAACCGCCATAAAAGAACAGGCACTGGCAGATTTCATAGCAGAGGCATCGTACGAAGAGGAGGAAGAGCCATTGGGGACTTGGCAGATCTCGGTAGACGGCTCCGCGGCAGTCACAGGGTCGGGTGCAGGTATCATAATGGTATCACCAGAAGGAAACGTTTTCGAGTATGCtataaaattcaaattcaaagctTCAAACAATGAAGCAGAGTATGAGGCAGCAATCGCAGGAATCCAGATGTGCAAAGCAGCAGATGCTAAGAAAATAGTGCTCAAAACCGATTCACAGCTGGTGGCCAGCCAATATAGAGGTGAATATGAAGCCAGAGAACCGTCTATGCAGAGGTACTTGGCCTTGATGAAAGAGGCAGTAGCCCAGCTAGAAAGCTTTGAGATTCAACTGGTTCCCAGGGCAGAGAACAATCAAGCAGACGCCTTATCCAAGTTAGCAAGTTCGACGTTACAGGACTTGGAAAGAACAGTGATGGTAGAGGTCCAGGAAGAAAAGAGCATTGACAAAAAGCCTGCAGT
This genomic stretch from Spinacia oleracea cultivar Varoflay chromosome 3, BTI_SOV_V1, whole genome shotgun sequence harbors:
- the LOC110801977 gene encoding uncharacterized protein, with the translated sequence MRTTPEVEVEQRRKRPRPQNSPNVWRRNLQQEMEGADSQEYEAESITPSRAQPRARTEQAPSQRHHSWSGMPNPTRAIVKPDNSPFCDEILSEKMEKIKMPTCKYSGKSDPTNHLSAFGGHMMLYTNTDSMWCKVFPSTLEGIAQSWFGKIPKGTITSFRQLAILFRTQYVANIARERMTGELMSVIQGPQESLREYISRFNMEASNIPKLQQEVAVLTMMTGLRDGEFKSYLGRKSFTTLAEVLGKANEFIKSEEIGRATSRRYVASENNYGSQSKKEPYKKEYPDKRENQQPRKDWHGQVRGRGNEFKTEKRGKFNEYTPLVASRTQIFAISKEDEKWQRPPKMYNKYRDTKKYCDFHKYHGHLTEECTHLKDNIEDLIRRGYLTQFKAKSSYSRTYENRDDDGRFDNRKTEQKQNHPADQKRSNDILVITGGPVYAGTTASGAKASVSEFKHQVNYINLGKWPAPPKIPQCTFTEDDCKGIIYPHDDPMVLALDVANRKIHRILIDGGSSANIQFLPAFQELQIEEKHVKPVNYPVIGFTGATVIPEGIVSLPVQIGQGKDIKDVMVDFMIVKVPAAYNAILGRPFIHDAGAVVSTYHLTMMYTTNDNRSAKVKGNQEQAKRCYHTALKQPPRPPPLAEADIPLSRKRKRAERKKDALLDMENFEHREEGLLKPAPAEETEEIELEEGVEERTVRIGTDIDLSLRRSQASKTEEKNFSTEKNVAIQEEISKLLAAKFIEECDYPEWLANVVMVKKANGQWRMCVDFTDLNRACPKDCYPLPRIDQLVDSTSGHALLSFMDAFSGYHQISLLESDRKKAAFITDTGVYNYRAMPFGLKNAGATYQKLVDKIFAGQKGRNVEVYVDDSIVKSKKEADHIEDLKETFATLRQFGMKLNPKKCVFGVKSGKFLGFLVSERGIDANPEKVEDILNLPEPKNIRDIQRLTGKMAALTREYKTFKWEEEQEKAFKEVKNHLKSLPTIARPEVGDILQLYISASKKTVAAALVVEKDKIQQPVYFVSHILNPAEQRYPLIEKMAFAIMIAARKLKPYFDAHKVKVLTNQPLEKSLQRLDSSGRLLKWAVELSEYDIEYKPRTAIKEQALADFIAEASYEEEEEPLGTWQISVDGSAAVTGSGAGIIMVSPEGNVFEYAIKFKFKASNNEAEYEAAIAGIQMCKAADAKKIVLKTDSQLVASQYRGEYEAREPSMQRYLALMKEAVAQLESFEIQLVPRAENNQADALSKLASSTLQDLERTVMVEVQEEKSIDKKPAVNFIDTEPQWYDSIVSYKLGRGLPTAEQEQKKVKRNAHWFVIYQGKLYKKSFSLPLLRCVSIEESQRVIEEIHEGICGNHIGGRTLALKALRAGYYWPTMVSDSQAYVKKCNKCQKFAPVINQPSNDLQPIINPIPFAQWGMDILGPFTAASGGRKFLIVAVDYFTKWIEAEPTKSITAKRMKDFIWKNIVTRFGIPESLVFDHGTQFDCTPIKDYCAELRIKFAYASVCHPQSNGQAEAANKQILGALRKKVEDFKGAWADLIPEILWSNRTTEKKEATEESPYKLAFGAEAVLPVEVGLPSFRVQYYEEGTNEQRMREALDLLPEARLQAELRLAANKEKMSRAYNKRVKHRPMQVGDLVLRRTAATGKGKAEGKFTANWEGPYQITKEVAPGSYHLMTMEGRELKNSWNANMLKKYYV